The window GACCACGTCGCCCTGCTTGAGCTTCACCGGGGCGACGATGTAGCGCTTCTCGCCGTCCGCGTAGTGCAGCAGCGCGATCCGGGCGGTGCGGTTCGGGTCGTACTCGATGTGCGCGACCTTGGCCGGCACGCCGTCCTTGTCCCGGCGGAAGTCGATCAACCGGTAGGCGCGCTTGTGGCCGCCACCCTGGTGACGAGTGGTGATCCGGCCGTGCGCGTTGCGGCCGCCCTTGGAGTGCAGGGGGCGGACCAGCGACTTCTCCGGATGGTCACGAGTGATCTCGACGAAGTCGGAGACACTCGAACCGCGGCGGCCCGGGGTGGTGGGCTTGTAACGACGAATTCCCATGACTAATCCAGCTCTCCGTTACGCGCCCGGGCCACCGAAGATCTCGATGGAGTCCCCGGGGGCCAGGCTGACCATGGCCCGCTTGGTGGCCTTGCGCTGGCCCCAGCCGTACTTGGTCCGCTTGCGCTTGCCAGGCCGGTTGATGGTGTTGACGCTCAGCACCCGGACGTTGAAGATCTGCTGGACCGCGATCTTGATCTGGGTCTTGTTCGCGTCTGGGCGGACGATGAACGTGTACACGTTCTCGTCCAGCAGGCCGTAGCTCTTCTCCGAGACGACCGGCTTGAGGATGATGTCGCGCGGGTCGGGGATCACTGGTCCGCCTCCTCGGCGCCGTCCGCCGTCTTGCCGCGGCCGACGAACGCGGCGAGCGCGGCCTCGGTGAACACGACGTCGTCACTGATCAGCACGTCATAGGTGTTGAGCTGGCCCGGGTCGAGCAGGTGCACCGCCGGGACGTTGCGCAGGCTCTTCCAGGTCAGCTCGTCGATG of the Pseudofrankia saprophytica genome contains:
- the rplW gene encoding 50S ribosomal protein L23 — translated: MIPDPRDIILKPVVSEKSYGLLDENVYTFIVRPDANKTQIKIAVQQIFNVRVLSVNTINRPGKRKRTKYGWGQRKATKRAMVSLAPGDSIEIFGGPGA